The Oncorhynchus kisutch isolate 150728-3 linkage group LG20, Okis_V2, whole genome shotgun sequence genome has a segment encoding these proteins:
- the LOC109875509 gene encoding C-reactive protein-like yields MELQTWLLMVFTCCYAVPEDMSGKQIIFPVKSNTAYVKITPDMNKIFFAVTVCVRFFTDYQTKELTIFSLATPSHADGFVIFRGDGGNYRVYIGDQGIYFWGLPDKMNEWNSVCGTWDASTGLTQLWVNGKPSARKALQAGSSISGTPSIILGQDQDAYVDGFDVYDSFYGHETDVHMWDRVLSPCEIQSYMKGEVLSPGNVVNWNALKYTRHDYVVVERMQNLTC; encoded by the exons ATGGAGCTGCAGACATGGCTCCTGATGGTCTTTACGTGCTGCTATGCTGTGCCAGAAG ACATGTCAGGGAAGCAAATCATTTTCCCAGTGAAGTCAAACACCGCCTATGTCAAGATAACCCCTGACATGAACAAAATCTTCTTTGCTGTGACTGTCTGCGTTCGATTTTTCACCGACTACCAGACAAAGGAGCTGACCATTTTCTCATTGGCCACGCCTTCTCATGCTGATGGTTTTGTAATCTTCAGGGGAGATGGGGGAAATTACAGGGTGTACATTGGGGACCAAGGTATCTATTTCTGGGGATTGCCAGACAAAATGAACGAGTGGAACTCTGTTTGTGGGACGTGGGATGCCAGTACAGGATTGACTCAACTGTGGGTGAATGGGAAGCCAAGTGCAAGGAAAGCGCTCCAAGCCGGCAGCTCCATCTCTGGTACTCCCAGTATTATTTTAGGTCAGGACCAAGATGCATACGTTGATGGGTTTGATGTGTATGACTCCTTTTACGGACATGAGACTGATGTCCACATGTGGGACAGAGTGCTCTCCCCATGTGAGATCCAAAGCTACATGAAGGGGGAGGTGTTATCTCCAGGGAATGTGGTAAACTGGAACGCACTAAAATACACAAGGCATGACTATGTGGTTGTTGAGAGGATGCAGAACCTGACCTGTTAA